The following is a genomic window from Elstera cyanobacteriorum.
CGCGCCGCGCAGTTCGGCGCGCGTTACCACCATGTCCAGCATGCCGTGCTCCAGCAGATATTCGGCGCGCTGGAAGCCTTCCGGCAGTTTTTCGCGCACAGTGTTTTCGATCACCCGGGCCCCGGCGAAGGCGATATAGGCGCCCGGTTCGGCGATCTGCACGTCCCCCAGCATGGCGAAGGAGGCGGAGACGCCGCCGGTGGTCGGGTCGGTCAGCAGCACGATGTACGGTAGCCCGGCTTCCTTAACCATCTGCACGGCAATGGTGGTGCGCGGCATTTGCATGAGCGACAGAATGCCTTCCTGCATGCGCGCCCCGCCGGAGGAGGTGACAGCAATGAAGGCCGCCTTACGCGCCACAGCTTCCCGCGCCGCCGCGACGAAGCCATCGCCGACGCCGATGCCCATCGAGCCGCCCATGAAGCTGAAATCCAACACCGAGACCACAGCCGGAACACCGCCGATGGTTCCGGCGGCGGAGGTGAGCGCATCCGGTTCCGGGCTTTTCGCGTGGGCGCGCTTCAGCCGGTCCGTATAGCGTTCCTTATCGCGGAACTTCAGCGGATCGACGATCGGCTTCGGCATCTCGAGCTTGGTGAAGCCCTCGTCCAGCATCAGCGCCAAGCGCTTGGCCGTATCGATGCGCATATGGTTGCCGCAATGGGTGCAGACGTGCAGCGAGGCTTCGAGCTCGCGATGAAAAATCATCGTGCCGCATTTGTCGCATTTGACCCAGAGATTATCGGGAATCTCGGCCCCGCGGCTTACCAGCGCACGGATCTTCGGACGGACGAAATTGGTCAGCCAATTCATAAGCCTAAAACTCCTTCACGCCGGGCGGGTCAGGCCGCGGCCATCATATCTGCACGCACGCGGCGGGCGGCATCGGCCGGGTCGCGCGCTTCGGTAATCGGGCGTCCCACCACCAGCAGGCTGCCGCCCAGGCGCACGGCTTCCCCCGGGGTGACGATGCGCTTTTGGTCGCCCGCCTCGGCCCAGGTCGGGCGGATACCTGGCACGACTAGTAGCGGCGCGGCGCCCAGCTTCGACCGCAGCAGGGCCGCTTCCTTAGCCGAAGACACGACGCCCGCCAAGCCGTTCTGCACGGCAAGCTGCGCCAGACGCACGACCTGATCGGGCAACGGGCCGCTTTGGCCGGTCTGCTGAAGGTCGTCGTCGGCAAGGCTGGTGAGGACGGTGACGCCCACGACCTTCGGCACCGGCACTCCAGCGGCTTTGGCCGTGGTTTCCGCCGCCTCCACCGCCGCGCGCATCATCGCCGCCCCGCCGCTGGCGTGAACGGTCATGACGGCAACCCCCAAGCCGGCGACGGCGCGCACGGCGCCCGCCACGGTATTGGGAATATCGTGCAGCTTCAGATCGAGGAAGATCGGCAGGCCGACGGTTTGGATCGCGCGGACGCCAGCGGGGCCGTGGGCGAGGAAAAATTCCAGCCCGAGCTTCACCCCATCGACATGCCCGGCGATTTGTCCGGCCCACAGGCGGGCCTGCGCCAGATCGACGGTATCGAGTGCGCAGTAAAGCTGCGCCGTGTGTGCGGTGGTCATGGAGACCTCTTTTAGCAGAGCGCGGCCAGCTTGTCGCGCGCGGCTTGGGCGTCGCGGGCGATCTGCGCCGTCAGCGCCGCCAGCCCATCGAACTTCATTTCCGGCCGCAGGAAGTGGTGCAGGGCAACGCAGAGTTTGCGGCCATAAAGATCACCCGAAAAATCAAAGAGATGCACTTCCAACCGCTCCACCAAGCCCGCCACGGTCGGGCGGCGGCCCAGATTGGCGACGCCGTGATGAGGTTGCCCGTCGATTTCGACCGTTACCGAGTAAACGCCGAAGGCCGGGCGCAGATAGTCGCCCAGCTCGATATTGGCCGTCGGGAAGCCGATGGTGCGCCCGCGCTTATCGCCGTGGCGAACGCGCCCGACGATGGTGAACGGGCGGCCCATCAGCGCGGCGGCGGCTTCCGTCTCGCCTTTGGTCAGATGGTCACGGATCAGGGTGGAGGCGAAGGCCTCCCCCTCCGCCCGGCGCTGGGGCGGCAGGGCGGTGACGGTGAAAGCCGCCTCGGCACTTAAGGTTCCGGCATTGCCCGCCCGCCCGCGCCCAAAGCAGAAATCATGACCGACCGCCACATGCTGCGCCCGCAGCCCGTCGATCAACACGTCTTGAATAAACTGGTCGGGCGTTTGTTGGGCAAACTCCGGCGTGAAGCGCAGGGAGACGATGCAATCGAGCCGCAACCCGTCGAGCGCCAGGAACTTGACGAAGCCGGGGGTTAGCCGAAACGGCGCGCCGCCGCCCTTCTGCCGGGCAAACACGGTACGCGGGTGCGGTTCGAAGGTCAGGCAGAGCAGGGGAAGGGCGCGGGCGTCGGCGACCTTACGGGCGGCGTCGATCACCGCCCGGTGCCCCAGGTGAACCCCGTCGAAATTACCAACCGCAACCGCCCCGCCTTTGAGCGCCGGCGGCAGCGCGGCCAGGGTCCGCACGAAACAAGTGCCCTGCGGCAGGGTAAGGCTCATTCTGGATCCCTTGTAATCCTGATCGGGCATTCAGCCGTTCCCAACGAGTCGCGGCCGATAATATCCCGAGTTATAGGCAGATGAGGGCGGGCGGGCAACCATCGGCCCGGCAACAAAAGATTGATTTTTACGTTTTAGGTTGACATTTAGGGCTATTCCGGTACCCCAATCCCTGAAGATATCGGCTCAGATTTTGTGCCATCATCTTGGAAAGCCGCCCAGTGGGAGGGAAGCGCCGTGTTTGAGCGTTTAAGCGTGCTGATCATCGAAGACAGCCCTTTTTTCCGGGGGATGCTGGCGGAGATTTTGCGCGCGCTTAAAGTCGGCCGCATCGTCGCGATGGAAGAAGGCGGCGCCGCCATTACCCATCTGCGGTCCATCGGCAAAAACGCAGCGGCGGCCCAGGCGCTGGTGCCGGATATCATTATTTGCGATTACCTGATGTCGCCGATCAGCGGGCCGATGGTGCTACGCTGGGTGCGCCAGAGCGAAGATTCGCCCGACCGGTTCATCCCCTTTGTTATGATTTCCGGTGCAGCGGATGGCGATAAGGTGCGCGAAGTCCGCGATCTTGGCGTGACGGAGTTTCTGGCCAAGCCGTTTTCGGTGAAGGCGGTGGCCAACCATCTGATTGCCGCCATCGATGCGCCGCGCCCCTTCGTCTATACCCGCGACTATTTTGGCCCCGACCGGCGCCGACAGGTTCGCCCGTACAATGATGTGGATCGGCGCGTTGCCAAAGAAGGCGATGTGGAGATTCTTTACACGGGCACGCGCCTGCGCTCGGTCAATCCGAATGCCAAGGCCTTTATGTTCAAACTGCCGAACCGGCTGCGCGAAAAGATCGCTGGGATCGGACGCGGGC
Proteins encoded in this region:
- the accD gene encoding acetyl-CoA carboxylase, carboxyltransferase subunit beta codes for the protein MNWLTNFVRPKIRALVSRGAEIPDNLWVKCDKCGTMIFHRELEASLHVCTHCGNHMRIDTAKRLALMLDEGFTKLEMPKPIVDPLKFRDKERYTDRLKRAHAKSPEPDALTSAAGTIGGVPAVVSVLDFSFMGGSMGIGVGDGFVAAAREAVARKAAFIAVTSSGGARMQEGILSLMQMPRTTIAVQMVKEAGLPYIVLLTDPTTGGVSASFAMLGDVQIAEPGAYIAFAGARVIENTVREKLPEGFQRAEYLLEHGMLDMVVTRAELRGALTKVLRLLMHATPQSTPSAA
- the pyrF gene encoding orotidine-5'-phosphate decarboxylase; this translates as MTTAHTAQLYCALDTVDLAQARLWAGQIAGHVDGVKLGLEFFLAHGPAGVRAIQTVGLPIFLDLKLHDIPNTVAGAVRAVAGLGVAVMTVHASGGAAMMRAAVEAAETTAKAAGVPVPKVVGVTVLTSLADDDLQQTGQSGPLPDQVVRLAQLAVQNGLAGVVSSAKEAALLRSKLGAAPLLVVPGIRPTWAEAGDQKRIVTPGEAVRLGGSLLVVGRPITEARDPADAARRVRADMMAAA
- a CDS encoding bifunctional riboflavin kinase/FAD synthetase; amino-acid sequence: MSLTLPQGTCFVRTLAALPPALKGGAVAVGNFDGVHLGHRAVIDAARKVADARALPLLCLTFEPHPRTVFARQKGGGAPFRLTPGFVKFLALDGLRLDCIVSLRFTPEFAQQTPDQFIQDVLIDGLRAQHVAVGHDFCFGRGRAGNAGTLSAEAAFTVTALPPQRRAEGEAFASTLIRDHLTKGETEAAAALMGRPFTIVGRVRHGDKRGRTIGFPTANIELGDYLRPAFGVYSVTVEIDGQPHHGVANLGRRPTVAGLVERLEVHLFDFSGDLYGRKLCVALHHFLRPEMKFDGLAALTAQIARDAQAARDKLAALC
- a CDS encoding response regulator, which gives rise to MFERLSVLIIEDSPFFRGMLAEILRALKVGRIVAMEEGGAAITHLRSIGKNAAAAQALVPDIIICDYLMSPISGPMVLRWVRQSEDSPDRFIPFVMISGAADGDKVREVRDLGVTEFLAKPFSVKAVANHLIAAIDAPRPFVYTRDYFGPDRRRQVRPYNDVDRRVAKEGDVEILYTGTRLRSVNPNAKAFMFKLPNRLREKIAGIGRGPLTIDPQLLQQAEQQLDRMEEDYSDWVRGSIQQLYDAHRSGRALDPRKRIVPIQTINSIAHDLRGQGSTFGYPLITVFGRSLYECTLNISEASDQLFEFIRTHIDGINAVIRDKIKGEGGQLGKELVASLERARDRLLVSH